Proteins from a single region of Mycoplasmopsis edwardii:
- a CDS encoding thermonuclease family protein gives MKWLILTLLLFISIPSISCSFTFNEQNTKMQVLKVLDGDTIVLKNENNKAETIRFYGIDTPETLKKNVNENELAKYENIHANIAKNYVIMRLKDNSNMIYLKRITSDQYNRTVAILYLNNKNPSLNEELIAQGFARVAFIQSHSPNKMFYTKTQEMYNFHKTLIQQQESAKIKQLGIWKFKLSDIYHKLDQN, from the coding sequence ATGAAATGATTAATCCTAACATTATTGTTATTTATCTCTATACCTTCAATTTCTTGTTCATTTACATTCAATGAACAAAACACCAAAATGCAAGTGTTAAAAGTTCTTGATGGTGATACTATAGTTCTTAAAAATGAGAATAACAAGGCAGAAACTATACGGTTTTATGGTATTGATACACCAGAAACATTGAAGAAAAATGTTAATGAAAACGAATTAGCAAAGTATGAAAATATCCATGCAAATATAGCAAAAAATTATGTAATAATGAGATTAAAAGACAATTCTAATATGATTTATCTAAAGCGAATAACAAGTGATCAGTATAATAGAACCGTTGCAATACTTTACCTCAACAATAAAAATCCTTCCCTAAATGAAGAGTTAATTGCGCAAGGATTTGCAAGAGTTGCATTCATACAATCTCATTCGCCAAATAAAATGTTTTACACCAAAACACAAGAAATGTACAACTTTCATAAAACTTTAATACAGCAACAAGAAAGTGCCAAAATAAAACAGTTAGGAATTTGAAAGTTCAAACTAAGCGATATATATCATAAGTTAGATCAAAACTAA
- a CDS encoding DNA topoisomerase subunit B, which yields MSEKQQNYDASNITYLEGLAHVRKRPGMYIGSTSKTGLHHMVWEIVDNSVDECMAGFANKINITITKDNEIIVEDNGRGIPVGTHPTFGISALEVVLTKLNAGGKFESNAYKVSGGLHGVGASVVNALSTSMKAWVKRDGNVYFAEFADGGVTKQHTKIIDTYSEGGTGTKIQFKPDYTIMEKLPFDKELIADHAKQIAYLNKGLFVSVTDERDNTYQEFKYENGIVDYVTELNRGSTPLTSILYASGDYTYKHEITGKDVVIGVEVASQYLSDFYRSNLITYTNNISTHEGGSHLTGYYDALMRLVNNYAIEKGFIKSEADKFIRDDLVEGLVAVISIKHPDPQFEGQTKGKLGSKDARKAVNEVYSSIFERFLNENPDLAKKIIEKAISARRSRIASNAARDNERKKIPFESGTMPGKLAPCSSKNAEICELFIVEGQSAGGSAKMGRDKVFQAILPLKGKILNTERAKRDKIFMNEEIMSLINAMGAGIDSTFNINKLRYHKIIIMTDADVDGAHIRTLLLTFFYRYFKPLIEYGFIYIAQPPLYKIQQNKSVFYAFNDKEKEEILASLNSSTKITIQRYKGLGEMDAQQLKETTMLPEKRKMLQVQIEDAYRADRIFETLMGENVEPRKEFISQNAKYVKNIDL from the coding sequence ATGTCAGAAAAGCAACAAAATTATGATGCTTCTAATATTACCTATTTAGAAGGTCTTGCTCACGTTAGAAAACGTCCTGGAATGTATATTGGTAGTACTTCAAAAACTGGTTTACACCACATGGTTTGAGAAATTGTGGATAACTCAGTTGATGAATGTATGGCTGGTTTTGCTAACAAAATTAACATTACAATCACAAAAGATAATGAAATCATCGTCGAAGATAATGGTAGAGGTATTCCTGTTGGTACACACCCTACTTTTGGAATTAGTGCTTTAGAGGTTGTTTTAACAAAGTTAAACGCTGGTGGTAAGTTCGAATCTAATGCTTATAAAGTTAGTGGTGGATTACACGGGGTTGGAGCCAGTGTTGTTAATGCTTTAAGTACTTCGATGAAAGCTTGAGTAAAAAGAGATGGTAATGTTTATTTCGCAGAATTCGCTGATGGTGGTGTAACTAAACAACATACAAAAATTATTGATACTTATTCTGAAGGTGGAACAGGTACTAAAATTCAATTTAAACCAGATTACACAATTATGGAAAAACTTCCTTTTGATAAAGAGTTAATTGCTGATCACGCTAAACAAATTGCTTATTTAAATAAAGGTTTATTTGTAAGTGTTACAGATGAAAGAGACAACACATATCAAGAATTCAAGTACGAAAATGGTATTGTTGATTATGTAACAGAATTAAATAGAGGATCAACACCATTAACAAGCATTTTATATGCAAGTGGTGATTATACATACAAACATGAAATCACAGGTAAAGATGTAGTTATTGGTGTAGAAGTTGCTTCTCAATATCTTTCTGATTTTTATAGATCAAACTTAATAACATATACAAATAACATCTCAACACATGAAGGTGGATCTCACCTAACAGGATACTATGATGCATTAATGAGATTAGTTAATAACTATGCAATTGAAAAAGGTTTTATTAAATCTGAAGCCGATAAATTCATTAGAGATGACTTAGTTGAAGGTCTTGTTGCAGTTATTTCTATTAAACACCCAGACCCTCAGTTCGAAGGTCAAACCAAAGGTAAGTTAGGTTCTAAAGATGCTCGTAAAGCAGTTAATGAAGTTTACTCATCAATCTTTGAAAGATTCTTAAATGAAAATCCAGACTTAGCTAAAAAGATTATTGAAAAAGCTATTTCAGCAAGAAGAAGTAGAATTGCTTCTAATGCAGCTAGAGATAATGAAAGAAAGAAAATTCCATTTGAAAGTGGAACAATGCCTGGTAAACTTGCGCCTTGTTCGTCTAAAAATGCTGAAATTTGTGAACTATTTATAGTCGAGGGGCAATCAGCTGGTGGTTCAGCTAAAATGGGTAGAGATAAGGTTTTTCAAGCCATTTTACCACTTAAAGGTAAAATTCTTAACACTGAAAGAGCTAAAAGAGATAAGATCTTTATGAATGAAGAAATTATGTCATTAATAAACGCTATGGGTGCCGGAATCGATAGTACTTTTAACATCAATAAACTTAGATACCATAAAATTATTATTATGACTGACGCTGACGTTGATGGTGCTCACATTAGAACATTATTATTAACATTCTTCTATAGATATTTTAAACCTTTAATTGAATATGGATTTATTTATATCGCTCAACCTCCTTTATATAAAATTCAACAAAATAAATCAGTGTTTTATGCATTCAACGATAAAGAAAAAGAAGAAATATTAGCTTCATTAAATAGTTCTACAAAAATAACAATTCAACGTTATAAAGGACTTGGAGAAATGGATGCACAACAATTAAAAGAAACAACAATGTTACCTGAGAAAAGAAAAATGCTACAAGTTCAAATTGAAGATGCATATAGAGCAGATAGAATATTTGAAACATTAATGGGCGAAAACGTTGAACCCAGAAAAGAATTCATTTCACAAAACGCTAAATACGTTAAAAATATTGATTTATAA
- the rlmB gene encoding 23S rRNA (guanosine(2251)-2'-O)-methyltransferase RlmB, whose product MKELLVCGKNSVIDAYNSDIKIKKILISNKENMKMFDNKKVLVEVKDNAFLNKLTNDNHQGFVALIEELAYRDIEYLIKNKPNIVLVLDKIQDPHNLGAILRTANASGVKHIIFPKEHSASINSTSLKVSSGGFVGMNFYRVNSLSATITKLKKAGYWIYATALDEQAVPHTKVNYNDPTVIVVGNEGDGVSKSVLSVSDTKVYINQRGSVQSLNVSVATGIILFDYLAKYEKDKN is encoded by the coding sequence ATGAAAGAATTATTAGTGTGTGGAAAAAATTCAGTTATTGATGCATACAACAGCGATATCAAAATTAAGAAGATTTTAATTAGTAATAAAGAAAACATGAAAATGTTCGATAACAAGAAAGTGTTAGTAGAAGTTAAGGATAATGCATTCTTAAATAAATTAACAAATGACAACCACCAAGGATTTGTCGCCTTAATTGAAGAATTGGCATATAGAGATATTGAATATTTAATCAAAAATAAACCAAATATTGTTTTAGTTCTTGATAAAATTCAAGACCCACATAATTTAGGAGCTATTTTAAGAACGGCGAATGCTTCAGGAGTTAAACATATCATTTTTCCAAAAGAGCATTCAGCCTCAATCAACTCTACTTCATTAAAGGTTTCTTCAGGTGGTTTTGTCGGAATGAATTTTTATAGAGTAAATAGTTTATCTGCAACAATAACAAAATTAAAAAAAGCCGGATATTGAATTTATGCTACAGCACTAGATGAACAAGCTGTTCCACACACAAAAGTTAATTACAATGACCCAACTGTTATTGTAGTCGGAAATGAAGGGGATGGTGTATCAAAAAGTGTATTATCAGTTAGTGATACAAAAGTTTATATTAATCAAAGAGGATCAGTGCAATCATTAAATGTTTCAGTAGCGACTGGAATTATACTTTTTGATTACTTAGCAAAATATGAAAAGGATAAAAATTAA
- a CDS encoding class I tRNA ligase family protein, giving the protein MLKIYVCGPTVYNFVHIGNLRPILTYDLMLKAARKLGIEFKFIHNITDIDDKIINQALKEGTSEKVVASKYANDYLDLLKKFNVDTISNIEYVTENLGEIDALINQMKQKGDAYQINGNVWFNVQKNVANYGLVSGQKLENMNYEDQEFEKQNAADFALWKETEVGIKYDSSLGLGRPGWHTECVAMIHKHFGDEGLDLHGGGMDLTFPHHENENIQYFSITGKPITKKWLRTGQINLNNEKMSKSLNNVFLARDFIAKYSTDHLRMAFLLNSITSIINFDENLLNNINLLFKKIKKIYFFSSLSNDDKNQYNESEFKSFMTEIYGLRFSNFNKKLNELIKEINVSKNPLSINLLINILDSLGFNFKQFDYDKFVPIYHEWQDLLKGKNYQEADKLRTILLENDLV; this is encoded by the coding sequence ATGCTAAAAATTTATGTTTGTGGCCCAACAGTCTACAATTTTGTTCATATCGGTAATTTAAGACCTATTTTAACTTATGATTTAATGCTTAAAGCAGCAAGAAAGCTAGGTATTGAATTCAAGTTTATTCACAATATTACAGACATTGATGACAAAATAATTAATCAAGCTTTAAAAGAAGGTACTAGCGAAAAAGTAGTCGCTTCAAAATATGCAAATGATTATTTAGATTTATTAAAAAAATTTAATGTAGACACTATTTCGAATATAGAATATGTGACTGAAAATTTAGGTGAAATTGATGCTTTAATTAATCAGATGAAACAAAAAGGTGATGCTTACCAAATTAATGGTAATGTATGATTTAATGTTCAAAAAAATGTTGCAAATTATGGTTTGGTTTCAGGTCAAAAACTTGAAAATATGAATTATGAAGATCAAGAGTTTGAAAAGCAAAATGCAGCAGATTTCGCTTTATGAAAAGAAACTGAAGTTGGTATCAAATATGATTCTTCATTGGGTTTGGGAAGACCAGGATGACATACAGAATGTGTTGCTATGATACATAAACATTTTGGTGATGAAGGATTAGATTTACATGGTGGAGGAATGGATTTAACCTTTCCTCATCATGAAAACGAAAACATTCAATATTTTAGTATAACAGGTAAACCGATTACTAAAAAATGATTAAGGACAGGACAAATAAATTTAAACAATGAAAAAATGTCTAAATCATTAAACAATGTTTTCTTAGCAAGAGACTTTATCGCTAAATATTCAACAGATCATTTGAGAATGGCTTTTTTATTAAATTCAATTACATCAATTATTAATTTTGATGAGAATTTATTAAATAACATAAATTTACTATTCAAAAAAATTAAGAAAATTTACTTTTTTAGTTCACTATCAAACGACGATAAAAATCAATATAATGAAAGTGAATTTAAAAGTTTCATGACCGAAATCTATGGACTTAGATTTTCAAACTTTAATAAGAAGTTAAATGAACTTATTAAAGAAATTAATGTTTCAAAAAACCCTTTAAGCATTAATTTATTAATAAATATTCTTGACTCATTAGGATTTAATTTCAAGCAATTTGATTATGATAAATTTGTTCCAATTTATCATGAATGACAAGACTTGTTGAAAGGTAAAAATTATCAAGAAGCTGACAAATTAAGAACAATTTTGCTTGAAAATGACCTTGTTTAA
- a CDS encoding MAG3090 family protein, with translation MKRLLCLYKPSLDKNYPWALKHPKVDSALALFKTRKDALNWFLSLDYDCATWFQTSKKIFGGLLISEKNSDSVFEFDLDVERFDGKVNYAEALEEIYVSPKTGLRDQKLADKYVDQLKDFKILRDHRTYFPADDDYVVERKKSSKDIQIEKLTQEVNELDELLKDSNGKFTKEIEELKLKLQDSNADKEALLKEIEALRKKIVAESVTQTKAAEKAVAESKNSKEEKKVVEKVEVIKEVIKEVPVYIEKEVIKEVFVESKGAKAQPVESKKYAYINDLVLNKQLESLALYAKKLEKVANSYEKEVITSEKDFNEIKVELDRVLVLEKSLSKSLTDKDAKHLLKLVSKSLAVSVEKLSKVVKGSKDVEYIPAKFVYYRDSKENIRLAQVISYVAYEGKHIGFVAEKDYKYSVFASPSKDSHFLVFESIADAQVVASSSSKEVVKVKDENSWIYTFWSIILYGLAYIILLALVIVLAIAYFG, from the coding sequence ATGAAACGTTTATTATGTTTATATAAACCAAGTTTAGACAAAAACTACCCTTGAGCTTTAAAACACCCAAAAGTTGACTCAGCTTTAGCTCTTTTCAAAACACGTAAAGATGCTTTAAACTGATTCTTATCATTAGATTATGATTGTGCAACATGATTCCAAACAAGCAAAAAAATCTTTGGTGGATTATTAATCTCAGAAAAAAATAGTGATTCAGTATTTGAATTTGACTTAGACGTTGAAAGATTCGATGGAAAAGTTAACTATGCAGAAGCATTAGAAGAAATCTATGTTTCACCAAAAACAGGATTAAGAGATCAAAAATTAGCTGATAAATATGTTGATCAATTAAAAGATTTCAAAATTTTAAGAGACCACAGAACATACTTCCCGGCAGATGACGATTATGTAGTTGAGAGAAAGAAATCATCAAAAGATATTCAAATTGAAAAATTAACACAAGAAGTTAATGAATTAGATGAATTATTAAAAGACTCAAACGGAAAATTCACAAAAGAAATCGAAGAATTAAAACTTAAATTACAAGACAGTAACGCTGACAAAGAAGCTTTATTAAAAGAAATCGAAGCTTTAAGAAAGAAAATTGTTGCTGAATCAGTAACACAAACTAAAGCTGCTGAAAAAGCTGTTGCTGAAAGTAAAAACTCAAAAGAAGAGAAAAAAGTTGTAGAAAAAGTTGAAGTTATTAAGGAAGTTATTAAAGAAGTTCCTGTCTACATTGAAAAAGAAGTTATTAAAGAAGTTTTTGTTGAAAGCAAAGGAGCAAAAGCTCAACCAGTTGAAAGCAAGAAATATGCTTACATTAATGATTTAGTTTTAAACAAACAATTAGAATCATTAGCTTTATACGCTAAAAAATTAGAAAAAGTAGCTAACTCATACGAAAAAGAAGTTATTACTTCAGAAAAAGACTTTAACGAAATTAAAGTTGAATTAGATAGAGTTTTAGTATTAGAAAAATCATTATCAAAATCATTAACAGATAAAGATGCAAAACACTTATTAAAATTAGTTTCTAAATCATTAGCAGTTTCAGTAGAAAAACTTTCAAAAGTTGTTAAAGGTTCAAAAGATGTAGAATACATCCCTGCAAAATTTGTTTACTACAGAGACTCAAAAGAAAACATTAGATTAGCTCAAGTTATTTCATACGTAGCATATGAAGGAAAACACATCGGATTCGTTGCTGAAAAAGATTATAAATACTCAGTATTTGCTTCACCTTCTAAAGATTCACACTTTTTAGTGTTTGAATCAATTGCAGATGCACAAGTTGTTGCATCATCATCTTCAAAAGAAGTTGTTAAAGTTAAAGATGAAAATTCATGAATTTACACATTCTGATCAATCATTTTATATGGTTTAGCATACATCATTTTATTAGCATTAGTTATTGTTTTAGCTATCGCTTACTTCGGATAA
- the fba gene encoding class II fructose-1,6-bisphosphate aldolase, protein MALVNAKEILKRAKQGKYAIPHININNLEWAKAALLTAEKEKSPIIIATSEGAVKYMGGFNVVSGMVLGLINDLNITVPVALHLDHGSYEGAKKAIETDGYTSLMFDGSHFPFEENYTKTRELVELAKSKNMSFEAEVGTIGGEEDGIVGNGEFADPEEARKISQLGIDVLAAGIGNIHGPYPASWESLNFDKLQEISAAAGIGIVLHGGSGIPTEQIKKAISLGVTKINVNTELQQANHKALREYILSGKDLEGKNFDPRKLYKPGFEAMCETVKEKIHEFGSNNKA, encoded by the coding sequence ATGGCATTAGTTAATGCAAAAGAAATTTTAAAAAGAGCTAAACAAGGGAAATATGCTATCCCTCACATTAACATCAATAACTTAGAATGAGCAAAAGCTGCTTTATTAACAGCAGAAAAAGAAAAATCACCAATCATCATAGCAACAAGTGAAGGTGCAGTTAAATACATGGGTGGTTTTAACGTTGTAAGTGGAATGGTTTTAGGTTTAATTAATGACTTAAACATCACAGTTCCAGTTGCTTTACATTTAGACCATGGATCATATGAAGGTGCTAAAAAAGCTATTGAAACAGATGGATATACATCATTAATGTTTGATGGATCACACTTCCCATTTGAAGAAAACTACACAAAAACAAGAGAATTAGTTGAATTAGCTAAATCTAAAAATATGTCATTCGAAGCTGAAGTTGGTACAATCGGTGGTGAAGAAGATGGTATTGTTGGTAACGGAGAATTTGCAGATCCAGAAGAAGCAAGAAAAATCTCACAATTAGGAATCGATGTTTTAGCAGCAGGTATTGGAAACATTCATGGTCCATACCCAGCTTCATGAGAATCATTAAACTTTGATAAATTACAAGAAATTTCTGCAGCAGCAGGTATTGGAATTGTTTTACATGGTGGAAGTGGTATTCCAACAGAACAAATTAAAAAAGCTATTAGTTTAGGTGTTACAAAAATTAACGTTAACACAGAATTACAACAAGCTAACCACAAAGCCTTAAGAGAATACATTTTAAGTGGTAAAGACTTAGAAGGCAAAAACTTTGACCCACGTAAACTTTACAAACCAGGATTTGAAGCAATGTGTGAAACTGTTAAAGAAAAAATTCATGAATTTGGTTCAAACAACAAAGCATAA
- a CDS encoding phosphopentomutase, protein MPKFRRVFMIVTDGLGIGPDRDQKAFGDAGANTIRSASMVEEFKIDNWKKLGIGNITDLNGNYHVSKPLAYMAKVQEVSNAKDTLAGHWEMMGIKTLVPFPTFTENGFPEDLINELSKAWDGRPIVGNKSSSGTDIINELAHEEKERGAIIVYTSNDSVLQICAHEEWTGLDNLYRYAKAAREICSSRPEWNVGRIIARPYVGDFGNFTRTFNRHDYANKPDELILNRLQEKGVEVISIGKINDIFVGQGISTHYPSEGDAHGMDITIDLATKDGENQLIFTNLVQFDSHYGHRRNVRGYAQNIANLDDKIGKLINAMREDDLLIMTSDHGNDPLYPGFNHTREFLPATIFSKSFKSPKVLPNFEGLGTLGNIIARNFGAEIVKETGDDVFDQLV, encoded by the coding sequence ATGCCAAAATTTAGAAGAGTATTCATGATCGTAACTGACGGTCTTGGAATTGGGCCTGATCGAGATCAAAAAGCTTTTGGTGATGCAGGTGCAAATACAATTAGATCAGCTTCAATGGTTGAAGAATTTAAAATTGATAATTGAAAAAAATTAGGAATTGGTAATATTACAGATTTAAATGGTAACTATCATGTTTCTAAACCATTAGCTTACATGGCTAAAGTTCAAGAGGTCTCAAATGCTAAAGATACATTAGCGGGACACTGAGAAATGATGGGTATTAAAACACTTGTTCCATTTCCTACATTTACAGAAAATGGTTTCCCAGAAGACTTAATTAATGAACTTTCAAAAGCTTGAGATGGAAGACCAATTGTTGGTAATAAATCATCTTCAGGTACAGATATTATTAATGAATTAGCGCACGAAGAAAAAGAAAGAGGAGCAATTATTGTTTATACTTCAAATGACTCAGTATTACAAATTTGTGCTCATGAAGAATGAACAGGATTAGATAACCTTTATAGATATGCTAAAGCAGCAAGAGAAATTTGTTCATCACGTCCAGAATGAAACGTAGGTCGTATTATTGCTAGACCATATGTTGGTGATTTTGGAAACTTTACAAGAACTTTCAACCGTCACGATTACGCAAATAAACCAGATGAATTAATTTTAAATCGTTTACAAGAAAAAGGTGTTGAAGTTATTTCAATCGGTAAAATTAATGATATTTTTGTTGGTCAAGGTATTTCAACTCACTACCCAAGTGAAGGTGATGCTCATGGAATGGATATCACAATTGACTTAGCAACAAAAGATGGAGAAAACCAATTAATCTTCACAAACTTAGTTCAATTTGACTCTCATTATGGTCACAGAAGAAATGTAAGAGGATACGCTCAAAATATTGCAAACCTTGATGATAAAATCGGTAAACTTATTAATGCTATGAGAGAAGATGACTTATTAATTATGACATCTGACCATGGTAATGACCCATTATATCCAGGCTTCAACCATACTAGGGAATTCTTACCAGCAACAATCTTTTCAAAATCATTTAAGAGCCCAAAAGTTTTACCAAACTTTGAAGGTCTTGGTACATTAGGAAATATTATTGCAAGAAACTTTGGTGCTGAAATTGTAAAAGAAACTGGTGATGACGTTTTCGATCAATTAGTTTAA
- the rpoE gene encoding DNA-directed RNA polymerase subunit delta: MKNTTMLEVASQVILSEPNRNFTFDEIFEIVENELKEIWMKRFLITDPNETYEKIREKRIGELYRLLTVDKKFFRNEDGTWSSRHKNFN; encoded by the coding sequence ATGAAAAATACTACAATGCTAGAAGTTGCTAGCCAAGTAATTTTAAGTGAACCAAATAGAAACTTTACTTTTGACGAAATCTTTGAAATTGTTGAAAATGAGTTAAAAGAAATTTGAATGAAAAGATTTTTAATCACAGATCCTAATGAAACATATGAAAAAATTAGAGAAAAAAGAATTGGTGAATTATACCGTTTATTAACTGTTGATAAAAAATTCTTTAGAAATGAAGATGGAACTTGAAGTTCAAGACACAAAAATTTTAATTAA
- the argS gene encoding arginine--tRNA ligase — MTLKQKIKQILSNSIAKLNQENFFDSEVDLENLNFLITEPNVPESSNLNQINYDFSTNLAFVLKKFKKAAPLEIANKVKEVLESDKNLEYVSVTAPGFINIVVNKTLYSEVIKNIIDQDKSYGSNFVDSKKINVEFVSANPTGFLHVGHVRGAVFGDSLVRILRHAGHKVEAEYYVNDAGNQINILAESIIVRYKELFGISTQMPEDSYRGTDIIWAAEQIKEKYGDFFLHDYETKIDKLKEVATEILLNKIKSDLSKINVFFDTFSSEKKLTENNLIKPVLEKLSKNTYTKDGALFLETTKFGDDKDRVLIKSDGFYTYLTPDIAYHETKLQKCDYLVNIWGADHSGYVDRMRIAIESLGYDPKNLEFLIIQLVRLIKNGEEFKMSKRAGTSVTLADLLDNTSSDAIRFMMLTREINTKYDFDIDEANSKDANNPVFNVQYSYARTVSLLKNLKPYKIDFEANITEKAKKIILLLDEFPELIRTIINTSKVNLLSQYLLNLSNLFNSFYAETKLIGHEYEEHYSSLVLAVQVVFKVALDLIGVNAPETM; from the coding sequence ATGACATTAAAGCAAAAAATTAAACAAATTTTAAGTAATTCTATTGCTAAACTTAATCAAGAAAACTTTTTTGATTCAGAAGTTGATTTAGAGAATTTAAATTTCTTAATCACTGAACCCAATGTGCCTGAAAGCAGTAATCTAAATCAAATTAATTATGACTTTTCTACTAACTTAGCATTTGTTCTTAAAAAGTTCAAAAAAGCAGCACCATTAGAAATTGCAAATAAAGTAAAAGAAGTTTTAGAATCTGATAAAAATCTTGAATATGTAAGTGTTACTGCGCCTGGATTCATTAATATTGTTGTAAATAAAACTTTATACTCAGAAGTTATTAAAAACATTATTGATCAAGACAAATCTTATGGTTCAAACTTTGTTGATTCAAAAAAAATTAATGTTGAATTTGTTTCGGCTAACCCAACAGGATTTTTACATGTTGGTCATGTTAGAGGTGCAGTGTTCGGAGATTCTTTAGTGAGAATTTTAAGACATGCAGGTCACAAAGTTGAAGCAGAATATTATGTTAATGATGCTGGTAATCAAATTAATATTTTAGCTGAATCAATTATTGTTAGATATAAAGAATTATTCGGCATCTCTACGCAAATGCCTGAAGATTCTTATAGAGGAACAGATATTATTTGAGCAGCTGAACAAATTAAAGAAAAATATGGCGACTTCTTTTTACATGATTACGAAACTAAAATCGATAAACTTAAAGAAGTTGCAACTGAAATTTTATTAAACAAAATTAAATCAGATTTATCTAAAATTAATGTTTTCTTTGATACATTTTCAAGTGAAAAAAAACTTACAGAAAATAACTTAATTAAGCCTGTTTTAGAAAAACTTTCAAAAAATACATATACAAAAGATGGTGCATTATTTTTAGAAACAACTAAATTTGGAGATGATAAAGATAGGGTTTTAATTAAGAGTGATGGATTTTATACATACTTAACACCAGATATTGCTTACCATGAAACAAAACTTCAAAAATGTGATTATTTAGTAAATATTTGGGGAGCAGATCACTCAGGTTATGTTGATAGAATGAGAATCGCCATTGAATCATTAGGTTATGATCCAAAAAATCTTGAATTTTTAATTATTCAATTAGTTAGATTAATTAAAAATGGCGAAGAATTCAAGATGTCTAAAAGAGCTGGTACAAGCGTTACATTAGCAGACTTACTTGATAACACTTCATCTGATGCGATTAGATTTATGATGTTAACAAGAGAAATCAATACAAAATACGATTTTGATATTGATGAAGCTAACTCAAAAGATGCAAATAACCCAGTATTTAATGTTCAATATTCATATGCGAGAACAGTTTCATTACTGAAAAACTTAAAACCTTACAAAATTGATTTTGAAGCAAATATTACCGAAAAAGCTAAGAAAATCATCTTATTACTTGACGAATTTCCTGAATTAATTAGAACAATTATTAATACTTCAAAAGTTAATTTATTAAGTCAATATTTACTTAACTTATCAAACTTGTTCAATAGTTTTTATGCTGAGACAAAATTAATAGGTCATGAATATGAAGAACACTACAGTTCATTAGTTTTAGCTGTTCAAGTAGTCTTTAAAGTTGCATTAGATTTAATTGGCGTAAATGCGCCTGAAACAATGTAA